A DNA window from Bubalus bubalis isolate 160015118507 breed Murrah chromosome 22, NDDB_SH_1, whole genome shotgun sequence contains the following coding sequences:
- the LOC102389968 gene encoding LOW QUALITY PROTEIN: RWD domain-containing protein 1-like (The sequence of the model RefSeq protein was modified relative to this genomic sequence to represent the inferred CDS: inserted 2 bases in 1 codon) — translation MTDYGEEQRNELEALESIYPDSFTVLSENPPSFTITVTSEAGENDETVQTILKFTYSEKYPDEAPLYEIFAQVNLEDNDVADILKLLALQAEENLGMVMIFTLVTAVQEKLNXVDQIKTRREEKKQKEKEAEEAEKQLFHGTPVTVENFLNWKAKFGVELLEIKKKWMKEEEQAGKNKLSGRQLFETDHNLDTSDIHFLEDAGNNVEVDESLFQEMDDLELEDDDDDPDYNPADRESDSTD, via the exons ATGACAGATTACGGCGAGGAGCAGCGCAATGAGCTGGAGGCTCTGGAGTCCATCTACCCTGACTCCTTCACAGTATTATCAGAAAATCCACCCAGCTTCACCATTACTGTGACATCTGAGGCTGGAGAAAATGATGAAACTGTCCAGACAATCCTCAAGTTTACATACAGTGAAAAATACCCAGATGAAGCTCCCCTTTATGAAATATTTGCCCAGGTAAATCTAGAAGATAATGATGtagcagacattttaaaattattagcatTACAGGCAGAAGAAAACCTTGGTATGGTGATGATCTTCACCTTAGTAACAGCTGtgcaagaaaaattaaa agtagatcaaataaaaactagaagagaagaaaagaaacaaaaagaaaaagaagcagaagaagccGAAAAGCAATTATTTCATGGTACTCCTGTTACAGTTGAGAATTTCTTAAATTGGAAGGCCAAGTTTGGTGTAGaactcttggaaattaaaaagaaatggatgaaggaagaagagcaagcaggaaaaaataaattaagtggGAGACAACTGTTTGAAACAGATCATAATCTCGACACATCTGATATCCACTTCTTGGAAGATGCTGGAAACAACGTGGAGGTAGATGAGTCTTTGTTCCAGGAAATGGATGACTTGGAGCTGGAGGACGATGATGATGATCCAGACTACAATCCTGCTGACCGGGAGAGTGACTCGACCGACTGA